A genomic region of Synergistaceae bacterium contains the following coding sequences:
- a CDS encoding aldo/keto reductase encodes MLYRELGNTGLKVSEISLGCEGMTEENYLMCEKLFNLAEESGVNYFDLYSPDPELRSHIGQALQGRREKFIIQSHLCSIWKDGQYTRTRNLQEVKTGFQEMLKLLQVNYIDVGMIHYCDALDDWDEIINNGILDYARELKQSGLIKHIGLSSHNPQVALKAVESGAIQVLMFSINPCYDLQPASEDVEDLWRDENYENHLTNMDPEREKLYETCNRLGVGITVMKCFGGGDLLDSKLSPAGAALTVNQCIAYALSRPAVSCILSGAHSVKEFQDSINFEFANESERDYALALASFPKIGWEGHCMYCTHCEPCPVKIDIASVTKFLNLAKSAKNNIPETVRNHYELLKHHAVECIQCGTCEKRCPFGVNIRANMKEAHKIFGL; translated from the coding sequence ATGCTTTATCGTGAACTCGGTAATACCGGCTTGAAAGTCAGTGAAATTTCTTTAGGCTGTGAGGGCATGACCGAAGAGAATTATTTAATGTGTGAGAAATTATTTAATTTGGCTGAAGAGTCAGGCGTAAACTATTTTGATTTATATTCGCCCGATCCTGAATTACGTTCACACATAGGCCAAGCGTTACAAGGCAGACGCGAAAAATTTATAATTCAGTCTCATTTGTGTTCAATTTGGAAGGACGGCCAATATACACGCACAAGAAATTTACAGGAAGTAAAAACAGGCTTTCAAGAAATGCTAAAACTTTTACAGGTAAATTATATTGACGTGGGAATGATTCATTATTGCGATGCTCTTGACGACTGGGACGAGATAATTAATAACGGAATTCTTGATTATGCCCGTGAATTAAAGCAGTCAGGACTAATTAAGCATATCGGGTTAAGTTCTCATAATCCGCAAGTTGCCTTAAAAGCTGTCGAGAGCGGGGCGATTCAAGTATTAATGTTCAGCATAAATCCGTGTTATGATTTACAGCCTGCCAGTGAAGACGTAGAAGATTTATGGCGTGATGAGAATTACGAGAATCATTTAACAAATATGGATCCTGAGCGCGAGAAATTATACGAGACTTGTAATAGACTCGGAGTCGGAATTACAGTAATGAAATGTTTCGGGGGCGGTGATTTACTTGACTCGAAATTATCTCCGGCGGGTGCTGCATTAACTGTCAATCAGTGTATAGCTTATGCTTTGAGTCGTCCTGCTGTATCGTGTATTTTATCCGGAGCCCACTCGGTGAAAGAATTTCAGGACTCAATAAATTTTGAGTTTGCAAACGAGTCAGAAAGAGATTACGCGCTCGCCCTTGCCTCGTTCCCTAAAATCGGCTGGGAGGGACATTGTATGTACTGCACTCACTGCGAGCCATGTCCGGTTAAAATCGATATTGCTTCAGTTACTAAATTCTTGAATCTCGCTAAATCCGCAAAAAATAATATTCCTGAAACAGTGAGAAATCATTATGAATTACTCAAGCATCACGCCGTAGAATGCATACAGTGCGGGACATGTGAGAAACGCTGCCCGTTCGGTGTAAATATACGCGCTAACATGAAAGAAGCTCATAAAATTTTCGGTCTGTAA
- a CDS encoding NAD-dependent epimerase/dehydratase family protein yields MSRLINNAMSIYSKILSGKLNAKYTWLVTGAAGFIGSHLTEALLSIGQNVKGFDDFSTGTQENIDSALKNSGHAENFTLIDSSITNLDSCREALKGVDYVLHHAALASVPESMQFPLKYHDVNITGFMNILQASRENNIKRVVYATSSAVYGDDQTIPKLESKTGKSLSPYAMTKYINEINAEFFTRVYKLECVGLRYFNVFGARQNPNRAYAAVIPKWVSAVKTGKTPIIYGTGEATRDFCAVQNVVLANILAALEDKAAGQVFNIGCGVKTSLNELLAKIYKIFAPEREIKAIHESPREGDILHSSASIELAKKVLKFEPVIYLEEGLKFLHE; encoded by the coding sequence TATAGGCTCACACTTGACGGAGGCTTTATTATCGATCGGGCAGAATGTGAAGGGCTTTGACGATTTCAGCACGGGGACTCAAGAAAATATTGACTCAGCACTCAAGAATTCAGGCCACGCAGAGAATTTTACGCTGATTGATTCAAGTATCACAAATCTTGACTCATGTCGTGAAGCTCTAAAGGGTGTTGATTATGTACTGCATCATGCTGCTCTTGCGTCAGTTCCTGAGTCCATGCAGTTCCCATTAAAATATCACGATGTAAATATAACAGGTTTCATGAATATTTTGCAGGCCTCACGAGAAAATAATATTAAACGCGTAGTATATGCAACTTCCAGCGCAGTTTATGGAGATGACCAAACTATACCAAAACTTGAAAGCAAAACCGGCAAATCTTTATCTCCATATGCTATGACTAAATATATTAACGAGATAAACGCAGAATTTTTCACACGAGTATATAAACTTGAGTGCGTGGGCTTGAGATATTTTAACGTGTTCGGAGCTCGTCAAAATCCTAATAGAGCATATGCCGCAGTGATTCCTAAATGGGTTAGTGCTGTGAAAACAGGGAAGACTCCCATAATTTATGGAACGGGAGAAGCTACACGGGATTTTTGCGCGGTTCAAAATGTAGTGTTAGCTAATATTCTTGCTGCTCTTGAAGATAAGGCGGCCGGGCAAGTCTTCAATATAGGCTGCGGAGTCAAAACGAGTCTTAATGAATTACTCGCTAAAATTTATAAAATATTTGCCCCCGAACGAGAAATTAAGGCAATTCACGAGTCACCCAGAGAGGGAGATATTTTGCACTCGTCTGCTTCTATAGAACTTGCTAAGAAAGTGCTAAAATTTGAACCTGTTATATATCTTGAAGAAGGACTGAAATTTTTACATGAATAA
- the hemB gene encoding porphobilinogen synthase, giving the protein MNNLRIRPRRLRKTQSIRDLTCETRLKSSMLIYPVFVREGKNIIEDIPAMPGQRRYSPDKLPVILERAARNKIGGILLFGLPEHKDECASSAWDDNGVIQQAIRLAKNEFPDLNIIGDVCMCEYTSHGHCGIIKNGCVDNDSTLEYLAKIAVSQANAGADIVAPSDMMDGHTLAIREALDANNLQDTLIFSYAVKYASSFYGPFREAAGSAPAFGDRKSYQMDIRNSREALKEAMLDIQEGSDMIIVKPGLAYLDILKSVKEKFLIPVGSYSVSGEYSMIKAAALMGWLDEKKIAIESAISQARAGADIIISYFALDLAEWINNGEI; this is encoded by the coding sequence ATGAATAATCTACGAATCAGGCCAAGACGCTTAAGGAAGACTCAATCAATACGCGATTTAACTTGCGAGACGAGATTAAAATCTTCAATGTTAATTTATCCCGTTTTCGTTCGTGAAGGCAAAAATATCATTGAAGATATACCAGCAATGCCCGGTCAAAGACGTTACAGCCCCGATAAATTGCCGGTGATTCTTGAACGTGCAGCAAGAAACAAAATCGGGGGGATTTTATTATTTGGACTGCCTGAACATAAAGACGAGTGCGCCTCTTCAGCGTGGGACGATAACGGAGTAATTCAGCAAGCTATAAGACTCGCAAAAAATGAATTCCCGGATTTAAATATTATCGGCGATGTATGCATGTGCGAATACACTTCACACGGACATTGCGGAATAATAAAAAATGGCTGTGTTGATAATGACTCAACGCTTGAATATCTCGCAAAAATAGCAGTCTCTCAAGCAAACGCCGGCGCTGATATAGTAGCACCTTCTGACATGATGGACGGGCACACTTTGGCAATACGTGAGGCACTTGACGCGAATAATTTGCAGGACACGTTAATTTTTTCGTACGCTGTGAAGTATGCAAGCTCATTTTACGGGCCATTCAGGGAGGCTGCGGGGTCGGCTCCTGCGTTCGGGGATCGTAAATCTTACCAAATGGATATAAGAAATTCGCGCGAGGCACTGAAGGAAGCAATGCTTGATATACAAGAGGGCTCGGATATGATAATAGTTAAGCCGGGACTCGCTTATCTTGATATATTGAAGTCAGTCAAAGAAAAATTTTTAATTCCGGTCGGGTCTTATTCAGTCAGCGGTGAGTACTCAATGATAAAGGCTGCGGCGTTAATGGGCTGGCTTGACGAGAAAAAAATAGCAATCGAGTCGGCAATCTCTCAAGCAAGAGCGGGTGCAGATATAATTATTTCTTATTTTGCGCTCGACTTGGCCGAATGGATTAACAACGGAGAAATATAA